One Xenopus tropicalis strain Nigerian chromosome 8, UCB_Xtro_10.0, whole genome shotgun sequence genomic window carries:
- the LOC100494645 gene encoding C-reactive protein: MLKFLIISVLFSEMLGDQMHRDMNGQVFLFPEESDYSYVKLLPEKNGSVCLRYYSLVTRDFSLFSLATSSINDAFVLLYSPDDYFIISMGNEDLNYNLKERNDAEWRSVCASWDSSSGVVELWINGKPYPRKVFQKGYVISKYPSIIIGQEQELYGSYFNINQSFVGEISDIHVWDKALTYQNIFDVLTYNNLTGNVINWRSLKYKAEGDNSVLHCLKRIYHSPTCNRNTV; encoded by the exons ATGCTGAAATTCCTGATTATAAGTGTCCTTTTCAGTGAGATGCTGGGAGATCAGATGCATAGGG ATATGAATGGTCAAGTGTTCTTGTTCCCTGAAGAGTCGGACTATTCATATGTGAAGCTTCTGCCAGAAAAAAACGGCTCCGTCTGCCTAAGATACTACTCACTGGTTACTAGGGACTTCTCCTTATTCTCTCTTGCTACCTCTAGTATTAATGATGCTTTCGTCTTGCTCTACTCCCCTGACGATTATTTTATCATTTCAATGGGTAACGAAGatttaaattataatttaaaagaaaGGAACGATGCTGAGTGGAGAAGCGTCTGTGCCAGTTGGGACTCTTCCTCTGGGGTCGTGGAGTTATGGATCAATGGCAAACCATATCCAAGAAAGGTGTTCCAAAAGGGTTATGTTATAAGTAAATATCCTAGTATCATAATTGGGCAGGAGCAGGAGTTATACGGGAGTTATTTTAACATCAATCAGTCTTTTGTTGGGGAAATAAGTGATATCCACGTGTGGGATAAAGCTCTGACCTATCAGAATATCTTTGATGTTCTTACTTACAATAACCTGACTGGTAATGTGATCAACTGGAGGTCTCTGAAGTATAAAGCTGAAGGGGATAACTCTGTGCTGCACTGTTTAAAGAGAATATATCACAGCCCTACATGTAACCGAAATACTGTGTAA